The Gossypium hirsutum isolate 1008001.06 chromosome D03, Gossypium_hirsutum_v2.1, whole genome shotgun sequence genomic interval AAACTCGGGAaaaaataaaacacgaaaataatcaaataaaaaacaaaaaaatgaaacaattaCTAGGAAAGAATCCGTTCAGATTTCATCTACCACTATCAatctcaattacataatttctttacttagcaccttgatccgtagaaatccctaaattatgctaatatctctttcaagcataagagcaactgactctaggttgatcaattgaaatttctttctaattaaaacactGATTATCACTTTGACTCACAcaatggattcccctattagatttgactctaatatgATAGAGTTATATtgtcctatttctaagattgcatgcagCTCCACACAATTTCACAATATCTAATCTTAAACAGGTCTATTCAACCACTGATTTAAGCACATCGAACATGGATTAATACTCtaaaaatatcaaaccaagaattatgCACACATAGTTAAGAacaagaaactaagtatttattgactccctttttgtcaaaatttgatttggttagttgacTATGTATTATCCTTATGTTGTAAGGACAACGAGGGATCAAGTGTAGAGTTATGAAAATGTTAGCACAGCTGCTATAGATAGACCTCGATGCGATCCTGCTGACACTAAAGCTGACCAAATTGTTGTGAATGTTGCTACTGAAGACGTCTGATCTTATCTAACTGTTGTTGTTTTATGCGATAGATGTCCTCAAGCGTGATCCTATGCGCAAGAGTGGAATGACTAGCAAGAGGAATAGGTCAAGTTGGGTCTGCATGTCTAGGTGGGTCATCATCTGGGAGCTCCTCATGCTCAACCTGAAGATTCGAGTGAAGCAGTGTAAACCAGTTTAGACCAGCACCGTGCTGACAGTGGATCATCCGCATGTGATTCATGATAGGCAATCCCCTAAGGATAGATCCCAACACTGACAAGGGTAGAATGAAAGAAATTAAGTGAATTTCTAAATGGTTGGATTAGCAAAAAATGTGTTTACGAGTTCTACGGTCAGATTTATTAGATGGCATCAGAAATAGAAGAACCAAACCTTTGGGATGCAGACAGTATTTATCTGAGATTCAATGGCAAAGACAAAAAGATAGAGTTAGAGGACTGGGGAAGGGCTTTCGGGCTAAATTATTATACCTTCAATAAGCAATATGAAGTTGAATTTTGGGAAAGATATTTAAGAGTCGACTATGGTTGTGGTATAAAATGTAGGTATGCCTCAAACATGGAATCTTTACATGATAGAATCATAACTAAGTTCATAACTAGGGTTATAAATTACAGAGAACAATCTTTAAGTTCTATAATGAAATGTGATGTATGGAATCTACAACACATAATGATGAAAGATAGTTTTAATACCGCTAGATACatgtttgataaaataaaaaaatggaagaaaagtAAGAAAACTAGGATGATTTATGCCAATTTGATCACTGAGTTATGCAGACAAAATGTTAGAAGAGGTTTTTGGGTTTAAAGGTTTGAGGATGACTTGGTAGCATATAATACTCATCCATGTACACCAGAAAATATAAGTTCCATAGGACAAAAGTATGATTAATGAGAGGACATTGGATTCCTATATCCCCTATTTCAAAGACTACAACTAGAGTACAAGCTCTGAACCTTCAAATTGCAAGATCTGAATCTTCAGACACTCACCAGCAAGCTACCACTAGTGTACAAGCTGCTACAAATCAACCTTCAAGGTCCATGAACATAAAATCAATATCTTTGACAGCCAAGATTGATCTGTTTGTTGAGACAGATTGATCTGCCTTTAAAAATGTAGGAGAGACTGATTGAAATGCAAGAGACCTTCTCAGAGATTAAGGATATAGTAAACATAATATGGAATAAACAAAATCAATTGATTAAGGATGTAAGGCACTTGgaacataaaataaatgaagaagaggatgatggcgaagaaattcagaaaaaaatgaATTGACACAGGTTGGGAGACAAGTTAAGACAGAAAAAAGTGAAATTGTACTGCTTGATTTGATTTTCAGGCAACcaatttgatactttttttttCGTTTGCTTTACAAGGACATGAATAAAAACCAAGGAGCTAAAGTTGATTTTGATAATATTCCTAAATATCCCACTAAATCATTAGTTTCAGTGTCCCTTTCAATTTTAAGGAGACTAATAAATGTATTAAATCTCTTTCTCACTTCTATTCAAAATATTAACATATTAGTTTTATCTATTATTGCTTGCATTTGCAGATGGTATAATGAGATCTGCTGCTTCCAAGTTTATTAAGTTTGTTCGGATAACTATGTGATTGTTATCTGGTCATCAAAGAGAAGGTAATGTGTGTTATTATATTTATAGTGATCACTTTCCTTTAcagtttccattttttttatgttctgGTATTCAGGGGGCAAAGCTACTACCATTTGTTCTTATTGGATAATTTGGCCCTTCCGCCCTTCCCATAATCCATTTAATGAATTTATCTTTTAAGAACATTTCACTTTTTAGTTTTTACGAGTAAACTTTAAGAACAATGCAGGTATAACATCGATCGGGAACTTGAACAACTCGAAGGAAATGAAGGCACCTTTTTCTTCGTTTAGGtaacttttatattattatgCAATGGGGTGTATCTTTTTCATCTGTTTAGTTTTGTTTCAAGAATCTTTAGAATTTTCTGATGTTGACACCAGCTTTttgtgaaaacggggtcgacttggatttttaaaatgaaaacgaATACGGGAGTctccaccaatccttttttgatgaggtgtgatcgggtcacctcataaAACGGTTGcttttaataaacggtttagatttattaaaaaaattcttttggtctgcaaaattcagaaaaacgggttcgggagtcggttacgtatgaggaaggattagtaccctcatagcgcccaaaattggtacctagttgattaaataatgtcttagtgtcgaagattgaaaactttaaagagatttaaaatacgatcctttattaaaaaaacttgtataaatcaaattacccgttaagaccctctcatttcggagagagaaaatgtcacacccaatgagttagggcatgatatttcacctcctcaaaatgagcttgtccaaaaaactcgtgcaataaaatttaaaaggatattcaattgtttaactcagatgaagaaatcgcagcccaatacgttagggcacaatttttcaaaattctaaacattgaatatagcctttattattttttagaaaaattctcatctcgagaaaacaacgtgtcatatccaatgcattaggacacaacgtattgaattcccgataatgagctttttatttatgttttttgattaaagagcattctcgattatttagattcaacgaagaaaattggaacccaatacgttagggctcaatcctctcgtAGATCCCAAATActgagtattgcctttattttcaaaattttctctttttacgaatttgggtaaaaattatatatgatggAACAACAATTatgataatgtaagtaaaaataatacgagcaaaaacaaaaaataaaaaaatacgaatcaattatatatgcaataacaagtaaataaacgaATAGAACtaaaacattcttttaaaataataacaaacgcgtaaataaataaataaataatacaattatgaagatgtaaaaagatatatatatatatatatgcatgtgtatataCAAGgtttataataaaaaagaaataagtcaatattaatattaataataggaTAACAAATagtataaagttaaaaaaatgtaagtaattacataataataaaatataatgagacaaaaatatttaaaatttaaataagtaaatataagtaaatatatgatAATACTAATACATTGAAGgtataaaaagacataaataaatagtaaataataaaatgatataataagaCAATTATGTAGGCAAagaaaaatgcatatatatacaaaaaaaaagctaaaaataatataaaaaattaatatattaacacAATAGTAATggataaataaaaggaaaataaaactaataataataattaataataataatatcaaatttattaattttaataataaaataaccaaaatatcaatagagggctaaattgaataaaaaacaaaatcCGGGGTCAAACAGCAAATAAATTAAAGAGGAAGGACCATGTTGAatgcgcgaataacaaggagggactggaagggaaaatttcccttcacatccaaaacgcacagcttcaGGGGACCAGGTTGTAAAGCAAAATAAATTAATGtgcgaatttaaaaaaaacaaaaggccCTTGATTGTAAAGTTATTTAAAAATGGAAGGGCTCAAAGTGAAATTAGCCTTTCcgcttaaaaacacgcggatcctgggcATAGGGTGGGTTGGATCTCGGGTCAAAGGTCAAAACAGTGCTGTTTTGGCCTCTGAACCCCAAAATCAAAACGTCGCCATTTCAACTGGGGtataaaaatcaattattttgCAAAAAACTTCATTTTCACTCTCgcttaaaaaaactcaaaaatatctTCCCAAACCTCTCTCGCCTCTtgtttctatatatatatatatgtatttacagactttttttttaaaaaaacagttagtttatataaatatttcgaaaaatgaaattaaagaaaaattcaaaaaaaagattaaagtaaaaataaaagtgaataaatgGAAAAAGAACAAGAACTAAAGAGCAGAATAAAAAACGAAAATCACCTCTGAagtaaattttgttcttttatttgttgaatctgtttcttttttcttaaaaaaagccAAGAGCTTTACAATCTTCATATTCGGCTTTTTATATccgataaaaaaactaaattgtatttttcttttgcaatttggCTTGTTTCCTGTTGCGTGTTGTCCATTTTGCATGTGATGGACGTGGGTGGTTGGTGGCAGAGAGCAGGTGGCGTCGGTGGCTGTTAGCAGAAGGCAGGTGAGGAGGCCATACAGTGCGACACcagaaaccttagggtttctgGCATTCTGACATGATTTGGGCCTTGTGGTTTGGGCTGTTGTTAATTGGCCTGTTAATAGTTTGGGTTTGTATTGGTTTTGGGCCCGGGGTAAATTTGGGCTTGTACATCTGATATCTGAAGGAGTTAATGTCAATTATACATGATCAAAAGAACTGCAAAAATACATCCAAAATTTGATAATGTATATGTTAAACATCTACATGATGTGTGGAGcgttcataaaaaaatataacaaagaaAATACGTTAGTggataattcataaaaaaaatgatttataatCCAGCAAGTAAATAACTCattatatttgtttttacttttaaatacaATTGAGTTGgaccttcttcttttttatcattattatgctCACCTTTTAGTAACTGAGAAACTGAGAAAGGGGATGCACAACCCATTTCGGGTTTAAATAGTCTCAGGAGTTAGTGTTCTTTGTTTTTGATCCCAACGGTCAAAGGTGTGCTGATGGTGAGAGGAGGCATATATCAGAATCGGAGACGATCAAATGGTCAAAGGTGGAGATCGGAGGAGATTTGCATTTCAACTTCAAGGATAGCTTTGAAGATTTTAGACCGATTATCATCCAAACTAAGCCAGCCAATAGTTTGAGGAGGAAGAGAGCTGGACTCTGGTGGTCGCAGTTGGCCCGAGGGACGTCGGCGATGGCTGACTGCATGGTGGAGTGAAGGCGCCGGCTAGGGaaaatggagaagaagaagagaaaagagtgaaaaaataaagaatatgaGGATGAAAAGAGGAATAAAACATAAACAAGAACTCAAGAACAGAATAAAAAACGAAAATCACCTCTAAagtaaattttgttcttttatttgttgaatctgtttcttttttcttaaaaaaaagccGAGAGCTTTACAATCTTCATattcggctttttatagccgataaaaaaaactaaattctatttttcttttgcaatttggCTTGTTTCCTGTTGCGTGTTGTGCATTTTGCAAGTGATGGACGGGGGTGGTTGGTGGCTGAGAGCAGGTGGCGTCGGTGGTTGCGAGCAGAGGGCAGGTGAGGAGGCCATACAGTGCGGCACTAGAAACATTAAGGTTTTTGGCATTCTGACATGATTTGGGCCCTGTGGTTTGGGATGCTGTTAATTGGGCTGTTAATAGTTTCTGTTTGTATTGGTTTTGGGCCCGGGGTAAATTTGGGCTTGTatagctacccctctttgcttgttgtcgtgtaacgagaacagagcaaagaccaagaaagaccaaatttgcccggtctcgcTAAGTCTTGACTTCTTTGAGTGCTTCTCTTATCCAAGTAGCATCCTTCCACTCCACTATGTCTCATTGCTTCAAtatattccactgcaacttcaaaaaAAGATATGACTTGTGGCTTCAATCCACTTTGCTGTGACTTCAGGGGGACGGGATTTATGGTtttagtctactccactgcaacttcagggaagtAAGACTAGTtgcttcaacctgctccactgcgactttagagagataagatttttTATAGTGTGacttgctctactgcaacttcagagagataaggcttgatatcttcaatctactccactgtaacgtcagggagataagatctgctattttcagtATGCTACactgaaactttaagaaaataaagtctaatgtgatctgctctactgcaacttcagagagataagatccatcatttaatctgctccactgtaacttcagggagataagacttgtaatttcaacctgccccactgcaacttcagggagataaggtttgatatgGCTTCTATGTGTTTCGCTgccacttcagggagataagatttgtaaccctctacaatctgctccactgcaacttcagggagacatgatcagttttcgatctgcttcactgccaaTAAAGGAAGACAAAATCTACAATCTTTgacctactccgctgctgctcagggagataggactggtggctttGATCTGTTTCGCTGCcggtacaggaagacaagatctgttgtTTTTAGTTTGCTCCCCTGCAAACTCAGGGAGGCGAAACTTGATAtgatgacttcaatccatcccactgcaacttcaggggtatgggtaacttcattgatctgttctctggggaataTGACCTGCgaaatccatttcatggacctatttatgcctagtgtttagaatattatgatcggaatgaatcaaaatttcctaactagatgtgtatgaatgatatttgcatgaatgcagaatgtcatgagaatgatccattcttaatgtttgggttgtcattcctcattgttcatcaaggttttaTCACTAATACCTTCTTGTTTAGTCGGTATCTTTGatagaaaaatcaaagaaatagttacaatttagactattctttctccaatgcttctaacccttaagttggttagttctaaacaatagccttgtttcaggtccttgtactatttagaagcttctagagtaatatgcaaaacttctttttcttgaatattatcagtccagtaattgttatttcaatgaaaaaagcttgaaaaagattatcaaaatggacaaaatgaaattttgttaagaGCAAAGCCCGAAATGAATGAATCaatcaagatagaaaattttgatataatacaaaatgagaatgaattaatcaagatggcgtattttgtcaaaaatataaaaaatgaataaaatggaaataggtgCCCTAGATATTGTAGCATAAGCTTCTCTGCcccaaacttcttgaggacccttttgaacttgatatgtgtttagaagtcctagaagactGTGttaatgccccaagatgtagcatctcacATTCTTGCTAATTCAGAGAGAACAAAGCTAtcgcatgccccacctttgatcaaaatttgaattgcccattcctgggttttcaattcaaaacccctttggtcttaaggcgccccttgcgggttttcaccttggcctctcctcttttttttcggtgaagtacttcttgactgaatctgaattcataggattaggcaagttcttgtcatccatctcggtcaaaatcaactctcctccagaaaaggctttctttaccacataaggtccttcctaatttggcatccactttcctctaaagtctttttgtatggggaggattttcttcagtaccaagtctccttcatggaattccctaggacgaatctttttgttgtaagctcacatcattctcttttggtacatttgaccatgatgtaTAGCTCGTAGCCTTTTTTCTTCGATAAAATTTagttgatcatatcgagattgaatccattctgcttcatctagtTTCAATTCTGATAAAACTCGGAGGGAAGGAATCTCTacttcaatgggcaaaactgcctccattccatacaCCAATGAGAAAGGTGTTTCCCCGGTAGAGGTTTTAATAGACGTTCGATAGGCAAAAaggggcaaatggtaacttctcgtgccaatcctTATAAGTCCCAGTCATCTTTCCTAcgatcttcttgatgtttttattggctgcttctaccgcgccattcatttttgggtgatatggcgatgagttgtagtgtttgatcttgaattgactacagacCTCCGCTATCAtgctgttgttcaagttcaaagcattgtcagatataatctGTTCTGGCATCCCgtaccgacatatgatctcttttttaGGAATCTGCTGACTGTTGACTTTATAACATTGGCGTAAGAAGTgacctctacccacttagtaaagtagtcaataacTACGAATATGAaccgatgcccatttgaagcttttggtgagatcggcccaatgacatccatgcctcaCATAGAGAAAGGCTATGGAGAAGTCATGGCATGGAGAGGTGAAGGGGGCACGtaaatcttgtctccataaatttgacatttacgGCATTTCCTGGCATATTTGAttcaatctccttccatggtggaccaataatatccgaatctcatgatttgtttGGCCATTGTGAAGCCATTAGCATGCGTTCCACAAactccctcatggacctcttccaaGATTTGTCTGGCCTATACAGCGTCTACGCATCTTAGCAGCAGCTAATCTTTTCTTATTCTATAGaagatctctccatctaagacataattGTTGGCCAGCCTTCTCAATGTCTTTCTTTATTCTCAGTCGCCTGGCCGGGATATTCGTGATTCTTTACATATCGCAGTATGTCGTGATACCAGGggtgatcatccttttcttcatcatcatcaatgTTGTAACAATGGGTTGGAgcctcataaatgctcatttggataggcttcatatcctctTGTTTATTTACCTTGATCCTAGAGGCTAATGTAGCCAATGCGTCGGCCATTtgattttcatctcgtgggagataacagaagGTAATATCATCAAACTCCTTAATTAATTCCAGGACCagcttttaataattaataaacttGGAGTCTCTTGTCTCTCATtcacctttgagctgataaattaccaatgcagaATCCCCATACACTTCGAACACTTTAATTTTTCGTTCAATAGTTGCACGAATttccatgatgcatgcttcatacttcGCCATGTTATTTatgcaatcaaaatctaatttgcTAGTGAATGGGTAATGATCACCATcgggagataccaagactgccccaatcccattgCCTACAACATtcgaggctccgtcaaaattaaGCTTTCAAGGACCGTCTTCTTGAAAGTCTTTTTCTGCGGTTGCAACATACATCAAATCCtcattcgggaaatcaaagtTTAGTGGCTCATAATCTTCCAGCGCTCTACTGGTCAGAAAGTCTgttattgcactcccttttactactttctggttcacatagactatatgaAATTCAGACAGCAGAATTTGCCATCcggccattcttccattcagagtagtcgactccatcatgtatttcagagggtccaGTTTAGAGATTAACCTAGTTGTAtagtacaacatgtattgtctcaatctccgagttgTCTAGATCAGGgcgcaacacaacttctcaattggtgAATATCTTGTCtagcattcagtgaacttcttactgagatagtagatcgctctttcttttcgtcctgactcatcatgttggccaaccatgcatcccatggaattttcaaatactgtcaaatacagtatcagtggcttGTCTGGGCAAGGTGGCATTAACACtagggcgttggacaagtaatgtttaactttctcaaaatttttctGACACTCTTAATCCCATACACCTaggttgtgtttcttaaggagacgaaatatggggtcacatttcttagttaactgtgaaatgaatcgagcaatgtagTTTAGTCTCCCTagaaaacctcgaacttctttttgagtatgcGGCGGGGGTAGTTCTTGTATAGCCTTTACTTTATCTGGATCGATCTCAATTCCTCTCTCACTGACCACGAATCCCTATaattttcctgatctagccccgaatGTGCATTTCGTTGGATTTAGCTTTAGCTGGAATTTCCTTAACCTTATGAACAATTGACTTGCACATATTCCCCTTCTGTTCAAGACTTTGCAATCATGTCATCGACATAgccttctatctctttatgcatcatgtcatggaacaaggttaccatggctctctgatacgttgtTCCCGTAttttttagtccaaatggcatcgcTTTGTAGCAGAATGTCCCCCACATCATTATGAAGGTGGTCttctccatgtcttcaggatgcatcctAATTTGGTTGTatccggagaaaccatccattaaGGAGAACAGTGAGTAACTGGTCGTATTGTCCACTAAGGTATCAATATGGGGCAACGGGAAATTATCCTTGGGACTGGCTTTGTTTAgatctctgtagtccacacacattcacactttcccatctttcttaggagtAGAGactatgttggctacccattctgaatacttgaccacctgtaagaaaccaacatcaaactgcttcttaacttcttcttttattttcaacaagacATCAGGTCTCATCCTTAGGAGTTTTTGTTGAACTGGTTTACATTCTTTTTTATGGGGAGTCGATGTACCACTATATCAGTGTTTAACCCGAGCATGTCTTGATAGGACCATGAAAAGACATCCTTGAATTCTTAGAGCAACTCAATAAGATCTCGCTTAGTCTCTGCATCAATGCAAGCTCCAATTTTCACTTCTTTCCCCTCCCCTAAGCTCGCCACTTCTACCGACTCTTTAtaaggtaggatctgtttttctttttgttctaccattcttaacaaatcaggagataagttacagcctcgatcatcttcaaaatcctgagaatccTCTATACCTATGTCTTGCTCAAAAGGGGACTCTGAGTTAGTTGCAGTGTTGTTCATATCATTAATATCTGGGGACCTGTTATTAAGGTGAAGGGAGATTCAAAGAAAAATAATCTGAGAATAATTATATGCACAGTATGTTTATGAATggaatggaaagaataaaagaatatttgctcaaaatgagactgaatgatatattttattgaaataaaattttagacaTATGTCTTTTACAAAAGGTTCTTGTTGCTCCCAGGCTCagagcaacaagtgtgtttttaATATTACTTTGAATTGACTTTAAAAGTTACAGGGAtctcctcggcagtccaattaaTTAGAACGCTTCCCGgctcgtaagggcgaatgcctgATGAATTCCCTTCTTCCACCTCTTCCTCGTATATTGCATTGATGCTTAGATTCCCCAATATTTCTTCTGCAATTCCCTTTCTCAATGTCATCCGCTCAGAGTGAATAGTTCCCCCTGATATGAAAGTTTTGGATATGTGAGGGATTATCATGGGCTCCCATTTAATCTCTTCTCCATCCAAACGCGCTTTTCTCCTTTCCCGCTTCTTCTCCAACTctttcctctttttctttgcatctGGCTTATATCCTAAGGCAAATCAGTCTTGTTTGTCCATTAATCTGGGTATCTCTACCCTGCCTTGGAGGTATTTCCCCAGTCCTTTTCCAGGTAGAGCCTCTTTTCCACCATCATTTGTAGGCCCATCCTTATTGTTTTGGATATTCTGGGTGTGGGGATCTTATTCCCTTCAACAATGAAGGTTGCGTTTGCAAATTCCAAAGATCGAAATGGACATTCAATTGCTTCTTCTTCTGTCCCTATATACAATGCGTCACTAGTTACAACCGCAATGATGTCCTCCTCTGCATTGACCGTCACTAGCCGACCCTCTGTTACCAACTTCAACTTTTGGTGCAGTGATGAAGGTACTGCTCCTACTGAATGAATCCAAGGCCTTCCTAACAAACAATTGtaagaaggcttgatgtccattACCAGGATATCTACCTCGTACATGCTTGGGCCGATTAAAAAGGGTATTTCAATCCTTCCCATTACTCTTCTTTCAGTACCATCGAACGCCCTCACTATGTTCTGACACGTTTTCATATGCGAGCTGTCCACGGGCAACCTATTCAGGGTGGATAAAGGTAAGACTTTTAGGgctgatccattatcaattaATACCCCTGGCAACGTATACCCCTTGCAGCGGGTTGTAATGTGCAGAGCTTTGGTCGATCCCATGCCTCctggtggtatttcatcatcgttAAAGAAATGAAGTTATCCGCGCTTATGTTACCAACCAGACAGTCTAACTTGTTCATAGAGATGTCATTAGCGACGTAAGTttcatttaatacattcattAACGCGCTACGATGTACCTCTAAGCTTAAGAGTAACGCTAGTACCGAGATAAGAGTTGGCTATTTATGTAACTGTTCTAcgacactgtattcactgtgttttaataattttagaaacTCTCTAGCTTCATTCTCCGTTACTGGCTCATTGACAGGTGATTCAAGTCAGACTGCCTTTTCCTTCTTCTGTTCGACCACCTAGGCTTTTCCTCTTATAGGCTCGGTTTTTGAAATTGCTAGATCATAACGCTTTCCACTACGTGTGTAGAAGCCATCATCATTGCtctcttctgaagcatttatcgggttccCCTCTACTGGAATTGTCACGTTACAACCATAATTCCAAGGAACCCTTTTGTTATCCTTATAGGAAAAAGGGTACAGATTTTTGGATTATGACTTTTGGTGGTTGTATCCCTGCTTCATTGCTCCTTGGCcatgaaataatcaccactgggtgattgaCCTTCTAGAACCTTTCTGTGGGTCCCTCCTCTGAGGCATAGACCTCTCTTTCTTCAAATCccttgatctcttcataaaaatttatctccttattatccatcagatTTTGTACCATGGTCCTGAACTCTGCATATTCCTGGATATTATGACCCTCCTTAGCATGGAACTCACAGTACGTTTCTACCCCTTTAGGCCTTTCGTCTATATCTCGTGTGATTAGACTCCTACATACCATCATTCTCAAACACATTTCATTGGGGTTCTTACCTCCATCACGTCTGGCTTAATTCTCTTACTTCCACCCTCAGCTACCGCGTTTACCCCTTTGTTAAAAGGATTAGGTAACGGGTTCCCTACTACGTTAGGTTCAGAGGGGTCATCTAACTTTACGATGCCCATTTTAATGAATCTTTTGACCAACTTCTTGAACGTGGTGCAATTTCAATCGAATGCCCCgttatccctgcatggtattcgcaCTGGGCGTCTGCGTTATACCACTTAGGGAACGGGGGTTGCATGGGTTTCAGATAAGAATGGGCTaccacatgtgcatcaaatagATTTTAATACAGCTCTTTATAAGTTATCGGGATAGG includes:
- the LOC107949865 gene encoding uncharacterized protein produces the protein MIIPHISKTFISGGTIHSERMTLRKGIAEEILGNLSINAIYEEEVEEGNSSGIRPYEPGSVLINWTAEEIPKVVKGSAITDFLTSRALEDYEPLNFDFPNEDLMYVATAEKDFQEDGNGIGAVLVSPDGDHYPFTSKLDFDCINNMAKYEACIMEIRATIERKIKVFEVYGDSALEFDDITFCYLPRDENQMADALATLASRIKVNKQEDMKPIQMSIYEAPTHCYNIDDDEEKDDHPWYHDILRYVKNHEYPGQATENKERH